GGTCACGGCCGCATGAACCCCGGCGAAGACGTCGAGCGATTCGATCGGCGCGTCCGAGCCGAAGGCCAACGCCGCGCCCGACGACAACATGGATCGCCAGGCATAACTCGTCCGATTGCGGAGGCCCCAGTATCGTTCGGCGATCACGTGGTCGGCCGTGCAATGGATCGGCTGCATGGATGCGGTGACGTTCTGCTGAACGAAGCGCTGGATGTCCTCCGGCGCGACGATCTGACAGTGCTCGATCCGCTGCCTCATGGCCGAGGCGCCCGGCACGGTGGCCGCCACATCGGCGAAGCCGTCCAGCGCCGTGCGGTTCGCCCCGTCGCCGATCGCATGCACGGCCGTGGCCAGTCCGGCCGCCGCGGCGCGTCCGGCGAGATCGACAAATGCCGGGCCGTCCATCGTCGGCAGCCCGACGTTGTCCGGTTGACCGTCATACGGCGCCAGCATGGCAGCCGTCTGCGCGCCGAGCGTGCCGTCGAGGAAGAGTTTGAGGCCGCCGACGCGCAGCCAGCCGTCGCCGAGGCCCGAACGTAGGCCGAGTCCGATGGCCTCATCGAGCTCCGTTTCCGGCAGGTACCACACGAAGCGCAGGCCGAGCTCGCCGGCATCGCGGAGCGTCGCCAGGTCCCGGAAAAGGGACTGGCGCTGGAAGCCCATGTCGTGCAGGCTCGTCAGGCCGCGGCACCACGCGTCTCGCCATGCGTCGATCATCGCGGCCTGGCGGGCGTACGTGTCCGGCGGCGGGACGGCAGCGTTGGCCAGCCGCAGCGCCGTCTCCATCAGCAGGCCCGTCGGCTGGCCGTCCGCCCGCTGGATTGCGCCGCCCTCGGGGTCAGGGGTTGTGGCGTCGATCCCGCACGCCGCAAGCGCCGCGCTGTTCAGCCACGCCACGTGGCCGTCCTTGCGGGTCAGCACCACCGGATGAAGCGGCGTGACGGCGTCGAGATCGGCTGCGGTCGGCCATCGCCCCCAAGCGCTGTGATCCCAGCCGCGGCCGATGATCCACTGCCCAACGGGCCGGTCGGACGCATGCTGGCGCACGCGGCGCAGCACGTCGGGCAGGCCGTCCTCACCCGCCAGCTGGAGGTTGCGTCGGGCGATGGCATACGTGCACCAGTGCACGTGCGCGTCGATCAAGCCAGGCAGCACCACCCGCCCCCGCAGGTCGACCGTCGGCGTGTCGCTGCCGACGACGCGCCAGACGTCCTGGTCGCTGCCGATCGCCGCAATGCGCCCCTCGCGCACGGCCAGCGCCGTGGCCGGCTCGGTGCCGTCGAAGCGGTGGATTCGGGCGCGACGCAGGACGAACGTCGCCGGCGTTCGCATCAGGGGAGCGCCGTCTCGTCGGGATCGTCGTCCTCGAGCGCCTCGGAGAGGTCGGCATCGTCGTCGCCGAGCGCCTCGCGCAGCGCCGCTAGCTCGGCCTCGCGCACGGCGACGGTGCCGCCGCCGGCCGCGGGCGCTGCCGGCGGCGCCGCCTCGGACTGCCATGTGTCGATCCGCTGCCGCACGTCCTCGAGGACGCGCAGCACGTCGCTGCCGACCCAGACGTGGCCGTCCCGATCGCGCCACGAGCCCTCGCCTTCGCCGGCCTTCGCCAGGAACGCCGTCGTCCGATCGTGCCACATCGCCACGGTGGCCAACACGTCATCGCCCTTCGTCTCGTCCAGGAGCCGCTGGAGGAGCCGGCGCTCGGCTGCCCATCCGTCGACCAGGCGCTGGGCAACGTCGCCGCCCGCCGCGCCGAACGGGCCGTTCGGGCCGGCGGTGAGTCCGGTGAGCGTCATGATTCGTTGGCTCAGGATGTTCTTCTGCCTCACGCGCTCGGCTCCCTGTCGATGGTGGGCACCGTCCGGCGCACCGGGCGGCGCACCGGGCCGCGCACCCGAACGAATCCGTCGAACGGTTGCCCGGAATCGATGGCTCAGATCCGATCGAGCGCCGGAATGCCGAGCGTGTCGAGCACGTCGCCGAACAGGAGGTCGAACGCGTGCACGAGGCCGGCTCGCCAAGCCTGCACGCAGGCGTCGGTCTCTTGGACGATCGGTCCCGTGTTGTCATAAAAGGCGCTGAACGCCGCAGCGAGATCGAACGCGAACTTGGCGACGGGCTGCGCCGTCAGCGCGTCGCCGGCAGTGGCCAGCGCACGGGGCCAGCGCAACATGTGCAGCACGAGGGCGCGGTCGGCCTCGCCGAGCACGGGCGGCGGCGGGGCGGGCACCGCGTTCACGCCCGCCTCGGCCAGGCGGCGCAGGATCCCGCGGGCACGAACGAGCGCGTATTGCAGATAGACGCCGGTCTCGCCGGTCGTGCGAAGCGCGTCGTCGAAGTCGAAGGCGATGTCCTGGGTGTTGCCGCATTTCAGCATGTAGTACCGCGCCGCGCCGACGGCCACGGCCGAGGCAACCTCGGGATCGGCCGTCCGCTCGGCCAATCGCGCCGCCAGGCGGTCGAGCAGGTCGTCGGCGAACACCTGGATGCCGCCGCGGCCGCTCATCGCCACCACCAACTGTCCCTCGTCGACCGCAACGCCGAGCTCGCGTGCCGCCGCGGCGCTCAGGTTGACGACGCCGTACGCCAAGTGGTGCGATCGATCCGCCTGCGCCGCGAAGCCGAGCCGGCGCAGGCACTCGTACACCACTTGCTGGGGATAGGATTGCCGCACGTCGATCACGTTGACGACGCGGTCGCCGTGCGCGAAAGCGGGTGCGTCGGGGTTGCCGTCGTCGAGGGCGGTCGTCCAAAGCGGCTGGCCGTCGGCCTGGGCGCCCCACAGTCGGTAGGCGAAGTCCCGGCCGAGCAGACCGAACTTCCAGAGCTGGTAGGCGATGTCCTTGGCGGTGTACGTGATCGTCCCCTGGCTCGTCACGAGCACCTTGTCCTCGCTCACGGTCTTGCCTTCGAGCTCGACCGTGCCGGCGCCGAACGGAACGACCCAGCAGCCGGCGTTCGGCCCTTCCGTCTCGAAGCGCAGCGCGCCGCCGTCGCGGAGCCGCTCGAAGGCGGTCTGCCAGAAGCCGAGGCCGAGGATGTGGGACTCCCAGGTCAACACATCGTATTCGATCCCGGCGCGCGCCATCGTCGCCAGGTTGGCCACGACGATCCGACCGGCGATGTCGTGCACGAACGCGGCGAGCGGTCCATGCCCTTCCTCGACGGACGCCTGCACTTCGCGCCGCCGGGCGAGGAGCGCCGGATCGGCCGCATACGCATGCTGGACGGCCACGTAGACGTCCGAGCAGTAGCGATCGAACGGCTGATCCCCCTGCGGCGGCACCTCGAGGAAGCGCAGCCCGACGACGACGTCCGCCACCTGCACCCCGGTGTCGTCGATGTAATTCTGGACCTCGACGGTGTGGCCGAGGCGCCGCAGGACCCGCACGACGGAGTCGCCGAGGCAGGCGTTGCGGAAGTGGCCGACATGCGCGGCCTTGTTCGGGTTGATGTTCGTGTGCTCGACGACGACCTTTTCGCCCGTTGGCGCACGCTGGGCGATGCGGCCGCCCGCACGGCAGATCCCGTCGACCGACAGGGCCAGCTGGGCCGGGCTCAGTCGGATGTTCACGAACCCGGGCGCGCTGGCCGACGCACCGGCGATCATGTCACCGTCGCCTGCTGCGCCGCCCAGCGCCGCGGCGATCAACTCCGCCACCGCCAGCGGCGGTTGGCGGACGGCCTTGGCCAACGTGAAGGCGACGGACGTGGCGAAGTCGCCGAGATCGGGGCGATTGGACACCTCAAGGTGAACCGTGCCGTCCACCTGCATGCCAAGCGCGTTCGCGGCGGCGTCGCGAACGCGTTCGGACAGAACTTCTTCGATGCTCTTCAAGTGCCCTCGCCCCCCAAGAACGGCGGTCGGATCGGCCGCCGGATCGTCACCCAAATCGGCGCGCGATTATACCATCCCGGACCCACGCCCTCTGCGGGGCGCGTGCTATCCTTGCCGGCCGCCGTCGCGATGAAGCCAGGAGGCTCGACGCGTGTTCGAACGCTTGTTTGGCCGGTCCGGCCGCGCCGAGGCACCGCCCTCCGCCGATCCGTCCCCGGAATCGACGTCGCACGACGCCGCACTCGCCCCGACCCGCCGGGGCTGGCTGAGCCGGCTTGGCGCGGTCTTCGGCCCGATCGACATCACGCCCGAGACGTGGGACGAGCTCGAAGTCCAGCTGATCGCCGCCGATGTCGGTGCCGCCACCGCCGCGGCGCTCGTTGACGCGCTGCGCGCCCGCGCCAGCGAGGCCGGTGTCCGTCGCGCCGACGAACTGCCGGCCCTGCTGCGGGCGGTGATGGTTCGTGCACTGCAAGGCAGCGGCGACCGTGGCCCCGGCAGCCGACCGGCCGGCGCGTCCGACGGGTCAGCCGCGCCGCCGCGCCCGTGGGTGATCCTCCTCGTCGGCGTGAACGGCAGCGGCAAGACGACCTCGGCGGCCAAGCTGGCGCGGCGGCATGCCGCTGC
Above is a window of Candidatus Avedoeria danica DNA encoding:
- a CDS encoding amidohydrolase, giving the protein MRTPATFVLRRARIHRFDGTEPATALAVREGRIAAIGSDQDVWRVVGSDTPTVDLRGRVVLPGLIDAHVHWCTYAIARRNLQLAGEDGLPDVLRRVRQHASDRPVGQWIIGRGWDHSAWGRWPTAADLDAVTPLHPVVLTRKDGHVAWLNSAALAACGIDATTPDPEGGAIQRADGQPTGLLMETALRLANAAVPPPDTYARQAAMIDAWRDAWCRGLTSLHDMGFQRQSLFRDLATLRDAGELGLRFVWYLPETELDEAIGLGLRSGLGDGWLRVGGLKLFLDGTLGAQTAAMLAPYDGQPDNVGLPTMDGPAFVDLAGRAAAAGLATAVHAIGDGANRTALDGFADVAATVPGASAMRQRIEHCQIVAPEDIQRFVQQNVTASMQPIHCTADHVIAERYWGLRNRTSYAWRSMLSSGAALAFGSDAPIESLDVFAGVHAAVTRQTAAGEPRGGWHPEQRVTVRDALHAYTAGAAYAAGLESDVGTLSVGRQADLIVVDRDPLSVAAPELLTIKVLGTMIEGIWVWQAAGADIAGPRHDS
- the argS gene encoding arginine--tRNA ligase, whose protein sequence is MKSIEEVLSERVRDAAANALGMQVDGTVHLEVSNRPDLGDFATSVAFTLAKAVRQPPLAVAELIAAALGGAAGDGDMIAGASASAPGFVNIRLSPAQLALSVDGICRAGGRIAQRAPTGEKVVVEHTNINPNKAAHVGHFRNACLGDSVVRVLRRLGHTVEVQNYIDDTGVQVADVVVGLRFLEVPPQGDQPFDRYCSDVYVAVQHAYAADPALLARRREVQASVEEGHGPLAAFVHDIAGRIVVANLATMARAGIEYDVLTWESHILGLGFWQTAFERLRDGGALRFETEGPNAGCWVVPFGAGTVELEGKTVSEDKVLVTSQGTITYTAKDIAYQLWKFGLLGRDFAYRLWGAQADGQPLWTTALDDGNPDAPAFAHGDRVVNVIDVRQSYPQQVVYECLRRLGFAAQADRSHHLAYGVVNLSAAAARELGVAVDEGQLVVAMSGRGGIQVFADDLLDRLAARLAERTADPEVASAVAVGAARYYMLKCGNTQDIAFDFDDALRTTGETGVYLQYALVRARGILRRLAEAGVNAVPAPPPPVLGEADRALVLHMLRWPRALATAGDALTAQPVAKFAFDLAAAFSAFYDNTGPIVQETDACVQAWRAGLVHAFDLLFGDVLDTLGIPALDRI